In Scylla paramamosain isolate STU-SP2022 chromosome 17, ASM3559412v1, whole genome shotgun sequence, one DNA window encodes the following:
- the LOC135108477 gene encoding uncharacterized protein LOC135108477 — translation MQLTLSERRKKIINGNILVAEILNLYPWIQTFDGIIKEFLRLEPQADEPDPRVAVLKGLEKYRLPIIAILKKRKAVPLYMETLLELYGHDESQCEYQKKN, via the exons atgcagttgacactctctgagagacgcaaaaaaataatcaatgggaacattcttgtagcagaaatcctgaacttgtacccgtggattcagacttttgatggc ataatcaaggagttcctgagattagaaccacaagcggatgaaccagacccaagagtagcagttttgaaagggctggagaaatataggctcccaataattgccattctcaaaaaaagaaaagcagttcctctgtatatggaaaccttacttgaactctatggccacgatgaaagtcaatgcga gtaccagaagaagaactaa